The Methanolacinia petrolearia DSM 11571 genome has a segment encoding these proteins:
- a CDS encoding DUF2283 domain-containing protein encodes MAVNRISTDANAIDYDSENDSLFFFIKGAEYSHSLNMNNIILDFNTDQSLKGVEILNASKKFGVPKHALRNPNQMVLDLDVSEEKIDLKISLVLRIRNKPTPKAINIEDINEFNIPAGTMTMSCGVC; translated from the coding sequence ATTAGTACAGATGCAAATGCAATAGACTATGACTCTGAAAACGACAGCCTGTTCTTTTTCATCAAGGGAGCTGAATATAGTCATTCCCTGAATATGAACAATATAATACTCGACTTTAACACAGATCAGTCTCTTAAAGGAGTCGAAATCCTGAACGCTTCGAAAAAATTCGGGGTTCCAAAGCATGCACTAAGAAATCCTAATCAGATGGTATTAGATCTTGACGTATCAGAAGAAAAAATCGATCTCAAGATCTCGCTCGTCCTTAGGATCAGGAATAAACCCACCCCCAAAGCAATAAACATAGAAGATATCAACGAATTCAATATACCGGCCGGAACGATGACGATGTCCTGCGGGGTTTGCTGA